One genomic window of Streptomyces sp. WP-1 includes the following:
- a CDS encoding lectin, which produces MGIAAFPLPATAGAYAASAAPPALVKDPASLVNPLIGTSGEVDTFPGPDMPAGMVQWGPDTTPDRPSGGGYEYDDKKISGFSLTHVSGPGCGVAGDLPVLPVTGALSGNLGNASVGFSHADEQTGIGSYKLTDANGVTTRLTDTTRAGLGSFTFPAGSQANLLFKLSGGATQVDGTRVQVVNDKEISGSVDSGHFCGAKNRYTLHFDIKFDRSFTGSGTWVGGTINPDATSLKAGKAERNARPHPSKRLKEKHFTVPAAPSPTVHGDAAKSSGTGTPSPSSSPAPSTGTTPTSTTTPSATSSATNKAAQPPTTGANGMYLTFDTSSNPTVKAKVGISYTSDANAADNLTTEIRNWDLDAVQRANHDAWNTVLDRIRIGGGTKDQQVQFYTALYHALLHPNVFSDDNGQYMGMDNQVHKLAKGQRAQYANYSGWDTYRSQTQLMAMAEPKVTSDVVTSMLNGYDQTGLLPKWASNNGESYVMVGDPAAGIIADAYAFGARSFDTDKALAALQHEATAPNNDRPGESVRDAKGYLPLDENDYGCCNFYGPVSTQLEYDSADYALAAFAKSLGRTAVYQKFATRAQDWMNVFNPQTGYMQAKDKDGRFAGGFTPGTSNGFVEGTSAQYTPMVPFNLKQLIQARGGDQAYSSFLDSLLDNITDPGNTDANLSNEPSVEIPWEYDYTGQPWKTQEAVRAAQLNLYFNAPVGSFGNDDLGAMSSWYVWSELGMYPETPGTDTLALGSPAFPVAQVTPAGGRTVRINAPQAAPDAPYVHSLDVKGKEWNASWLTYGQFKGAGTLDFTLGTQPDKSWASGPSAVPPSDTTGGDRVLAAAGPASDGLVLQPGASGDGTLDLTNLGGKDVTVDWKATAPSGVTLDPASGSVKVPASGSAEARVRVTAGASEGTYPVAFALTDHDTGAALNGAALRVAVAKAGELWPYDTNEGIYPDGTAFSGGFDNGGWAFSQNALSAAGATSGSTLTVDGVAYTWPAVASGQLDNLEMAGQTIPMPAGTSGASLGLLGTATNAPTDGSGVSGTLTVTYTDGSTAKATVGFSDWTLNAGSTKPMAGDTTAVTTGYRNTGSGGRDGVKTYVFATKVPLDASKQVASITLPVTGSSGSDHLFAYGFGR; this is translated from the coding sequence GTGGGCATCGCGGCATTCCCGCTCCCGGCGACAGCGGGCGCCTATGCCGCGAGTGCGGCGCCGCCGGCCCTGGTGAAAGACCCCGCGTCCCTCGTCAACCCGCTGATCGGCACCTCCGGAGAGGTGGACACCTTCCCCGGCCCCGACATGCCGGCCGGCATGGTGCAGTGGGGTCCGGACACGACCCCCGACCGTCCCTCGGGCGGCGGTTACGAGTACGACGACAAGAAGATCTCGGGCTTCAGCCTCACCCATGTCTCCGGACCCGGCTGCGGTGTCGCGGGTGACCTGCCCGTCCTTCCGGTGACCGGCGCGCTCTCGGGCAACCTCGGCAACGCGTCCGTCGGCTTCAGCCACGCCGACGAGCAGACGGGTATCGGGTCGTACAAGCTCACCGACGCGAACGGCGTCACGACCCGGCTGACCGACACCACCCGCGCCGGCCTCGGCTCCTTCACCTTTCCGGCGGGCAGTCAGGCGAACCTGCTGTTCAAGCTCAGCGGCGGTGCCACCCAGGTGGACGGGACCCGCGTCCAGGTGGTGAACGACAAGGAGATCAGCGGCTCCGTCGACAGCGGCCACTTCTGCGGTGCGAAGAACCGGTACACCCTGCACTTCGACATCAAGTTCGACCGGTCGTTCACCGGCAGCGGCACCTGGGTCGGCGGCACCATCAACCCGGACGCGACCTCGCTGAAGGCGGGCAAGGCCGAGCGGAACGCGCGGCCGCACCCGTCGAAGCGGCTGAAGGAGAAGCACTTCACCGTCCCCGCGGCCCCGTCCCCGACCGTGCACGGCGACGCCGCGAAGTCCTCCGGTACGGGTACGCCCTCGCCGTCGTCCTCCCCGGCCCCGAGCACCGGCACCACGCCCACGTCTACGACCACACCCTCGGCCACGTCCTCGGCCACGAACAAGGCCGCCCAGCCGCCCACCACGGGCGCGAACGGGATGTACCTGACCTTCGACACCTCCTCGAACCCCACGGTGAAGGCGAAGGTCGGCATCTCCTACACCAGTGACGCCAACGCGGCGGACAACCTCACCACCGAGATCAGGAACTGGGACCTGGACGCGGTGCAGCGGGCGAACCACGACGCCTGGAACACGGTGCTGGACAGGATCCGGATCGGCGGCGGCACCAAGGACCAGCAGGTGCAGTTCTACACGGCGCTCTACCACGCGCTGCTGCACCCGAACGTCTTCTCGGACGACAACGGCCAGTACATGGGCATGGACAACCAGGTCCACAAGCTGGCCAAGGGCCAGCGGGCCCAGTACGCCAACTACTCGGGCTGGGACACCTATCGCTCCCAGACCCAGCTGATGGCGATGGCCGAGCCCAAGGTCACCAGTGACGTCGTCACCTCGATGCTCAACGGCTACGACCAGACGGGCCTGCTCCCCAAGTGGGCCTCTAACAACGGCGAGAGCTACGTCATGGTCGGCGACCCGGCGGCCGGCATCATCGCGGACGCGTACGCCTTCGGCGCCCGGAGCTTCGACACGGACAAGGCGCTCGCCGCCCTCCAGCACGAGGCCACCGCGCCGAACAACGACCGCCCCGGCGAGTCCGTACGGGACGCCAAGGGCTACCTCCCGCTGGACGAGAACGACTACGGGTGCTGCAACTTCTACGGCCCGGTCTCCACACAGCTGGAGTACGACTCCGCCGACTACGCCCTCGCGGCCTTCGCCAAGTCACTGGGCAGGACGGCCGTTTACCAGAAGTTCGCCACCCGCGCCCAGGACTGGATGAACGTCTTCAACCCGCAGACCGGCTACATGCAGGCGAAGGACAAGGACGGCCGCTTCGCGGGCGGGTTCACCCCGGGCACCTCCAACGGCTTCGTCGAGGGTACGTCGGCCCAGTACACGCCGATGGTCCCGTTCAACCTGAAGCAGCTCATCCAGGCGCGCGGCGGTGACCAGGCGTACTCGTCCTTCCTGGACAGCCTGCTCGACAACATCACCGACCCCGGCAACACCGACGCCAACCTGAGCAACGAGCCCAGCGTGGAGATCCCCTGGGAGTACGACTACACGGGCCAGCCGTGGAAGACCCAGGAGGCCGTCCGCGCGGCGCAGCTGAATCTGTACTTCAACGCGCCGGTCGGCTCGTTCGGCAACGACGACCTCGGCGCGATGAGCTCCTGGTACGTCTGGTCCGAGCTGGGCATGTACCCCGAGACCCCGGGCACGGACACCCTGGCGCTCGGCAGCCCGGCCTTCCCGGTGGCGCAGGTGACGCCCGCCGGCGGCAGGACGGTGCGGATCAACGCGCCGCAGGCGGCACCCGACGCGCCGTACGTGCACTCGCTCGACGTCAAGGGCAAGGAGTGGAACGCCTCCTGGCTGACGTACGGGCAGTTCAAGGGCGCGGGCACCCTGGACTTCACCCTCGGCACCCAGCCGGACAAGTCCTGGGCCTCCGGTCCGTCGGCGGTGCCGCCGTCGGACACCACGGGCGGGGACCGCGTCCTGGCCGCTGCCGGTCCGGCCAGTGACGGCCTGGTGCTCCAGCCGGGCGCGTCCGGTGACGGCACGCTCGATCTCACCAACCTCGGTGGCAAGGACGTCACCGTCGACTGGAAGGCGACCGCGCCGTCGGGTGTCACGCTGGACCCGGCGTCCGGCTCGGTGAAGGTGCCCGCCTCGGGCAGCGCGGAGGCGAGGGTGCGCGTCACGGCGGGCGCGAGCGAGGGGACGTACCCCGTCGCCTTCGCGCTGACCGACCACGACACCGGGGCGGCACTGAACGGGGCGGCCCTGCGGGTCGCCGTGGCCAAGGCCGGTGAGCTGTGGCCGTACGACACCAACGAGGGCATCTATCCCGACGGTACGGCCTTCTCGGGCGGCTTCGACAACGGCGGCTGGGCGTTCTCGCAGAACGCGCTGTCGGCGGCCGGGGCCACGAGCGGCTCCACGCTCACGGTCGACGGCGTCGCCTACACCTGGCCGGCGGTCGCGTCCGGGCAGCTGGACAACCTGGAGATGGCCGGCCAGACCATCCCGATGCCGGCCGGTACGTCGGGAGCGTCACTGGGCCTGCTGGGTACGGCGACCAACGCGCCGACGGACGGCAGCGGCGTCTCGGGCACGCTGACCGTCACCTACACCGACGGCAGTACCGCCAAGGCCACGGTCGGCTTCTCGGACTGGACGCTCAACGCCGGTTCGACCAAACCGATGGCGGGCGACACCACGGCCGTCACGACGGGCTACCGGAACACCGGCAGCGGCGGCCGCGACGGCGTGAAGACCTACGTCTTCGCGACCAAGGTCCCGCTCGACGCGTCCAAGCAGGTGGCCTCGATCACCCTGCCGGTGACGGGCTCCTCGGGCAGCGACCACCTGTTCGCCTACGGCTTCGGCCGGTGA